The region TGAGCTCGGTAACAAGTGGTATTTTGGACTCGTCTGTATAGTCCAGCAGCTTATTGATCATCACAGCCATTTCAAAACGTGTAACGGGCGTAATGCCTTCAAATTTTTCTGCATCATCATAAACTGCTGTAAATATCCCGCTATTAACCGCTCTTTGAATAGCAGCGTAATAAGGATTATCAGCAGAAATATCTGTGTAAAAAGCAAAGCCAATCCCAGCAACTGCTAAAACGATCAGTAAAATCAGATTCTTTTTCACTGTGATCCCCCCTTAAAAATCTCGATTCTATTATACATCTTTGGATATTATGTTCAAAAATGAGAACTAAACATGATTGCAATTCTGAAGGGAATTCTTTGCTTGACATTTCCGGCATTCTATCATATAATTTAGCTGATTTTGGGAGGTCGTCTAATGGTAGGACAGTGGACTCTGGATCCACCGGTGGAGGTTCGAGTCCTCCCCTCCCAGCCAGAAGAGGGCAAAAGCCCTCTTTTATTTTGTGCGCGCAACTGAAAATATCTTCAAATCTTCAACACCCGCTGATTCCAGAAGCTTAGCACAACTTCTAATTGTTGAGCCCGTAGTAATAACATCATCGAAGAGGATAACTTTTTTGGGCAGGTTTTTTATCCTGAGCGAAAATTTCCCTTCCGCAGCAGCTTTTCGTTCTTCCTTTGTAAGTGAAGCTTGAGGAAGCACTGATTTGGCGACGGTGATAGCATTTATTACTCTGTAATTTGCCATTCTTCGGAGCTTTCGGAGCACAAGGCTGTTAGTATCAAAACCTCTTTCCCTGAGTGCTTGTATAGTAGTCGGTACACTTATGATGGCATAGTCTCTGCCTGCACCTGGCAAGCTTTGGTCAAGAAGATTCAATAGCCATCCTGCAATGAGTTTTGAAAGACGCCAGCGTTTGCCGAATTTGTAGGCTCTTATCACATCGCTTACTGGTGGTTCATACCACCAGTAGCTTCTAACTGGAAGGCCATCCACTGAAAGCTCATAGGGGATGGGACCCTTTATCAGGCATTTGCATGAATCGCATAAAAACTCGCTGACAGCGATTCTATTTCCACAACTAAGACATGCATTTGGGAAAAAACAACCTGCTAATTCAATGAGTTTCACAGCCATCTTTCCCTCTTCAATCTTCTCAAAGCAGCTATTATTTTCCTTCCTGGTGCTATTTCAACAGCCATTTCAGGGGGTAA is a window of Kosmotoga arenicorallina S304 DNA encoding:
- a CDS encoding ComF family protein, translating into MAVKLIELAGCFFPNACLSCGNRIAVSEFLCDSCKCLIKGPIPYELSVDGLPVRSYWWYEPPVSDVIRAYKFGKRWRLSKLIAGWLLNLLDQSLPGAGRDYAIISVPTTIQALRERGFDTNSLVLRKLRRMANYRVINAITVAKSVLPQASLTKEERKAAAEGKFSLRIKNLPKKVILFDDVITTGSTIRSCAKLLESAGVEDLKIFSVARTK